In Nonomuraea muscovyensis, the following proteins share a genomic window:
- a CDS encoding phosphotriesterase family protein — MSVNTVRGPVEPDQLGQTLMHEHVFVLSPEHLESYGRGAWWDEEARVADAIGKLRAVAAKGVRTIVDPTVWGLGRYIPRIQRIAAEVPELNIIVATGLYCFEELPHQYEHRGPGLLLDMPEPMAEDFVRDLTEGIGETGVKAAFLKCVVEEKGLLPGVERICRAVAQAHLRTGAPITVHTNSFAGTGPMTLDLFAKEGVDLTKVVVGHAGDTNDLDYLMRLADTGATLGMDRFGLDIYNPTAQRVATIAALCRRGYADRMVLSHDAACFMDYFGGAWQETLDTLAPNWRYDHIHDDVVAALVDSGVTQEQIEQMLVFNPRRYFA; from the coding sequence ATGTCCGTCAACACCGTCCGTGGCCCCGTCGAGCCCGACCAGCTCGGCCAGACCCTCATGCACGAGCACGTCTTCGTCCTGTCCCCCGAGCACCTGGAGAGCTACGGCCGGGGCGCGTGGTGGGACGAGGAGGCCAGGGTCGCCGACGCCATCGGCAAGCTGCGGGCGGTCGCGGCCAAGGGCGTGCGGACCATCGTGGACCCCACCGTGTGGGGCCTGGGCCGGTACATCCCCCGCATCCAGCGCATCGCGGCCGAGGTGCCGGAGCTGAACATCATCGTGGCGACCGGCCTCTACTGCTTCGAGGAACTGCCCCACCAGTACGAGCACCGCGGCCCCGGCCTGCTGCTGGACATGCCGGAGCCGATGGCCGAGGACTTCGTGCGCGACCTCACCGAAGGCATCGGCGAGACCGGGGTGAAGGCCGCGTTCCTCAAGTGCGTGGTCGAGGAGAAGGGGCTGCTTCCCGGCGTCGAACGCATCTGCCGGGCCGTCGCGCAAGCCCACCTGCGCACCGGCGCCCCGATCACCGTGCACACCAACTCCTTCGCCGGGACCGGGCCGATGACGCTCGACCTCTTCGCCAAGGAGGGCGTCGACCTCACCAAGGTCGTCGTCGGGCACGCGGGCGACACCAACGACCTCGACTACCTCATGCGGCTGGCCGACACCGGTGCCACGCTCGGGATGGACCGGTTCGGCCTGGACATCTACAACCCGACCGCCCAGCGGGTGGCCACGATCGCCGCCCTGTGCCGGCGGGGATACGCCGACCGGATGGTGCTCAGCCACGACGCCGCCTGCTTCATGGACTACTTCGGCGGCGCCTGGCAGGAGACCCTTGACACGCTGGCTCCCAACTGGCGCTACGATCACATTCACGATGACGTCGTGGCCGCGCTTGTCGACTCCGGGGTGACCCAGGAGCAGATCGAGCAGATGCTGGTGTTCAACCCGAGACGCTACTTTGCGTAA
- a CDS encoding STAS domain-containing protein — MTSEQALSISLGLQGPCVIARLTGEFDFASAAEVRDRVTKALDLTQPPLLVIDMQAVSVCDSSGLSVLVYLHKAVTASGGRLLLSGLNGRCKHLFAITALDKFFDIRTTAELAIAELNETGDTPPFTG; from the coding sequence GTGACTTCGGAGCAAGCCTTGTCGATCAGCCTGGGGCTCCAGGGCCCCTGTGTCATCGCAAGGCTCACGGGGGAGTTCGATTTCGCGTCGGCCGCCGAGGTGCGCGACCGCGTGACCAAGGCCCTCGACCTCACCCAACCACCCCTGCTCGTCATCGACATGCAGGCCGTGAGCGTCTGCGACTCCTCGGGTCTCTCGGTGCTGGTCTACCTGCACAAGGCGGTCACGGCCTCCGGCGGGCGGCTGCTGCTGTCGGGGCTGAACGGCAGGTGCAAGCACCTGTTCGCGATCACGGCCCTGGACAAGTTCTTCGACATCCGCACCACGGCCGAGCTGGCCATCGCGGAGCTCAACGAGACGGGGGACACGCCGCCGTTCACGGGGTAG
- a CDS encoding acyl-CoA dehydrogenase family protein — MPSEHLAALESVIESTITPQASETDRTGTFPRAGIDALAKAGLLGLISSKDVGGRGAGMAAAAQVIERLAGACGSTAMVVLMHYAATALIENHGGEDVRQAIARNEHLTTLAFSEAGSRSHFWAPLGTATADGEQARLDSDKSWVTAAGEADSYVWSSKPLAADGPMSIWHVPSRSSGLHVRGPFDGFGLRGNASNPIKGEGVTVSRDAMLGADGSGLDIALQTALPYFLVLNASFSIGLMEALVAAAHDHLVGTRLDHLGQTLAEQPLQRASFAQLRTKTDAARTFRDDTLAALESGRADATLRVLQVKAVAGEAAAEVADGVMRLCGGSAFRRSTGVERLFRDALAARVMAPTTEALQDFVGRATLGLPLF, encoded by the coding sequence ATGCCCTCCGAGCACCTCGCAGCACTGGAATCCGTCATCGAATCCACGATCACCCCCCAGGCGTCCGAGACGGACCGGACGGGGACGTTCCCGCGTGCCGGTATCGACGCTCTCGCCAAGGCCGGCCTGCTCGGCCTCATCAGCTCGAAGGATGTCGGGGGCCGAGGCGCGGGAATGGCCGCAGCCGCGCAGGTGATCGAACGGCTCGCGGGCGCGTGTGGCTCGACCGCGATGGTGGTGCTGATGCACTACGCGGCGACGGCCCTGATCGAGAACCACGGTGGCGAGGACGTCCGGCAGGCGATCGCGCGCAACGAGCATCTGACCACGCTCGCCTTCTCCGAGGCCGGATCCCGCAGCCACTTCTGGGCCCCGCTCGGCACCGCCACCGCTGACGGCGAGCAGGCGCGGCTCGATTCCGACAAGAGCTGGGTGACCGCGGCGGGCGAAGCGGACAGCTACGTCTGGTCGAGCAAGCCGCTGGCCGCGGACGGTCCGATGAGCATCTGGCACGTCCCGAGCCGGTCGTCCGGACTGCACGTCCGCGGTCCCTTCGACGGCTTCGGCCTGCGGGGCAACGCGTCCAACCCGATCAAGGGGGAGGGGGTGACGGTCAGCCGCGACGCGATGCTCGGCGCGGACGGCTCCGGGCTCGACATCGCACTGCAGACCGCTCTGCCGTACTTCCTCGTGCTGAACGCCTCCTTCTCGATCGGCCTGATGGAGGCGCTCGTCGCCGCGGCCCACGATCACCTTGTCGGTACACGGCTCGACCACCTGGGGCAGACGCTCGCCGAGCAGCCACTCCAGCGCGCGAGCTTCGCGCAGCTGCGCACCAAGACCGACGCCGCCCGTACGTTCCGCGACGACACCCTGGCCGCACTGGAGAGCGGGCGAGCGGATGCGACCCTGCGGGTGCTGCAGGTCAAGGCCGTGGCGGGAGAGGCCGCGGCCGAGGTCGCCGATGGTGTGATGCGGCTCTGCGGCGGCTCGGCCTTCCGCAGGTCGACGGGCGTCGAGCGGTTGTTCCGCGACGCGCTCGCGGCCCGGGTCATGGCGCCGACCACGGAGGCGCTGCAGGACTTCGTCGGCCGGGCCACGCTCGGTCTGCCGCTCTTCTAG
- a CDS encoding universal stress protein — protein sequence MTILIAYDGSEDAKAAVAFAGPLLKGQRAVVLTVWERAVTVPVGLMMPVGHSAEEDDAMRGAMERLAAEGTELARQAGLDATPRAEIRPAAVWSSIVEVAAELDATLIVTGTRGLGGLTSLLVGSTANRVLHHADRPVLVVPAPKTG from the coding sequence ATGACGATACTGATCGCCTACGACGGTTCGGAGGACGCCAAGGCCGCGGTCGCGTTCGCGGGACCGCTGCTGAAGGGGCAGCGGGCGGTCGTGCTCACCGTGTGGGAACGCGCGGTGACGGTGCCGGTGGGGCTGATGATGCCCGTCGGGCACTCGGCGGAGGAGGACGACGCGATGCGCGGGGCGATGGAGCGGCTGGCGGCCGAGGGCACCGAGCTGGCCCGCCAGGCGGGGCTCGACGCCACGCCGCGGGCCGAGATCCGCCCGGCCGCCGTGTGGTCGTCGATCGTGGAGGTCGCCGCCGAGCTCGACGCCACGCTGATCGTGACGGGCACGCGCGGCCTCGGCGGGCTCACCTCGCTGCTGGTCGGCAGCACGGCCAACCGGGTACTCCACCACGCCGACCGGCCGGTGCTCGTCGTGCCCGCTCCGAAGACCGGGTGA
- a CDS encoding MFS transporter: protein MPIALPASTIDVFGIGLTEFIIAGLMPDISQDLGVSIPTAGPLVSGYAEIASMREPRGWSQAFIR from the coding sequence ATGCCCATCGCGCTGCCGGCGTCGACGATCGACGTGTTCGGCATCGGCCTCACCGAATTCATCATTGCCGGCCTGATGCCCGATATATCGCAGGACCTGGGGGTCTCGATCCCGACGGCGGGTCCGCTGGTCTCCGGATACGCTGAGATCGCGTCAATGCGAGAACCCCGTGGTTGGTCGCAGGCCTTTATAAGATGA
- a CDS encoding phosphate/phosphite/phosphonate ABC transporter substrate-binding protein, which translates to MALLMGAVAYDPKVVTIWGGFRSWFNEHGFPFDFVLYSNYERQAEDLASGRIDAAWNSPLSWIRSRRLAEANGRRLTPLVMRDTDRDLTSVVVVRADSPYKDLADLKGETIAVGAIDSPQATLLPCSFLAERGLRPGVDITVRRFDVGVGLHGDHIGGERDAARALAAGTVAAACMIDSNHLLFGREGTLAAGSTRVLAQTPRFDHCNMSVSDTVSAEVMRRFGDLLLSMSYVDPQIRPLFDLEGLTSWQSGRTSGYGALEAAVDETSFYSREGAVTAAGYQP; encoded by the coding sequence ATGGCTCTGCTCATGGGTGCCGTGGCCTACGACCCCAAGGTCGTCACCATCTGGGGTGGATTCCGCTCGTGGTTCAACGAGCACGGCTTCCCGTTCGACTTCGTTCTCTACTCCAACTACGAACGCCAGGCGGAGGACCTGGCCAGTGGCCGGATCGACGCCGCGTGGAACTCGCCGCTCTCGTGGATCCGCAGCCGGCGCCTCGCTGAGGCCAACGGCCGGCGGCTGACGCCTCTCGTCATGCGCGACACCGATCGTGATCTCACCTCGGTCGTCGTGGTCCGTGCCGACTCGCCGTACAAGGATCTGGCTGATCTCAAGGGTGAGACCATCGCCGTGGGAGCGATCGACTCGCCGCAGGCCACGTTGCTGCCGTGCTCGTTCCTGGCTGAACGGGGATTGCGGCCGGGGGTGGACATCACCGTTCGCCGTTTCGACGTCGGCGTGGGCCTGCACGGCGATCACATCGGTGGCGAGCGGGATGCCGCACGAGCGCTGGCGGCCGGTACGGTGGCCGCGGCCTGCATGATCGACTCGAACCACCTGCTGTTCGGCCGGGAAGGGACGCTGGCGGCTGGAAGCACCCGGGTTCTGGCGCAGACTCCTCGCTTCGATCACTGCAACATGAGCGTCAGCGACACGGTGTCGGCGGAGGTCATGAGGAGGTTCGGCGACCTCCTTCTGTCGATGTCCTACGTGGACCCGCAGATACGTCCGCTGTTCGACCTGGAGGGCCTTACCAGCTGGCAGAGCGGGCGGACCAGCGGCTACGGCGCGCTGGAGGCCGCCGTCGACGAGACGTCCTTCTACAGCCGGGAGGGCGCCGTCACCGCGGCTGGGTACCAGCCGTGA